The following coding sequences are from one Nicotiana tabacum cultivar K326 chromosome 1, ASM71507v2, whole genome shotgun sequence window:
- the LOC107803641 gene encoding uncharacterized protein LOC107803641 isoform X1, which produces MALFLELVNTVMIVLIKPLSLLKFTCFFGVRTICIVIQTWTELLRAAMGFHASLLWRLIIWAIAILSLPIRSLTALQRERMLEMHLQQMQTEIENLVWERKELKKRLQVAIKDKKIMQVMLAELEDEHDEAILKIEQLEGQLQDLKAQNERLKESHGKALWDHRDRVYIGNGQILHGDGIPSWRSSGIESMTIDHERMQEDVLEDKSKSETTLNHDFMGARSCRYVKPCIPTTSDDVATSNVLQQRRELAFTQTLFSAILSLLVGTIVWKDEDACMPLVLALFTVVGMSLWSVVQFFSTIKNRPASDAVALLSFNWFLLGTLTYPTLPRITPVFAPALWSLSDRAVELLGF; this is translated from the exons ATGGCACTGTTTCTTGAATTGGTCAACACTGTTATGATCGTGCTGATCAAGCCTTTGTCACTGCTCAAATTCACTTGCTTCTTTGGTGTGAGAACGATATGTATTGTTATCCAAACCTGGACAGAGCTGCTGAGAGCTGCTATGGGTTTTCATGCCAGCTTACTCTGGAGACTGATAATTTGGGCTATTGCTATTCTGTCCCTGCCAATACGAAGTTTAACTGCTCTACAGAGGGAAAGGATG CTGGAAATGCATCTTCAGCAAATGCAGACAGAGATAGAGAACCTAGTATGGGAACGGAAGGAACTTAAGAAGAGACTGCAGGTAGCCATTAAAGATAAAAAGATAATGCAGGTCATGTTAGCAGAACTTGAGGATGAACATGATGAGGCGATACTCAAAATTGAGCAACTGGAGGGCCAG CTTCAGGATCTGAAGGCGCAAAATGAACGGTTGAAAGAAAGTCATGGTAAAGCACTTTGGGACCACAGAGACCGTGTTTATATAGGCAATGGCCAAATATTGCATGGCGACGGAATTCCATCTTGGAGATCAAGTGGCATCGAGAGTATGACCATTGACCACGAAAGAATGCAAGAGGATGTTCTGGAAGATAAAAGCAAAAGTGAAACTACATTAAACCATGATTTTATGGGAGCTAGATCCTGTCGATATGTCAAGCCATGTATTCCAACCACCTCCGACGATGTTGCCACAAGTAATGTGTTACAACAACGAAGGGAGCTAGCCTTTACACAGACCCTTTTTAGTGCAATACTGTCACTTTTAGTTGGAACGATCGTATGGAAAGATGAAGATGCATGCATGCCTCTTGTCCTCGCGCTATTTACTGTCGTTGGCATGTCCTTATGGAGTGTTGTCCAGTTTTTCTCAACCATCAAGAACAGACCCGCATCTGATGCAGTTGCTCTCTTGAGTTTTAACTGGTTTTTACTTGGAACGCTAACATATCCCACGTTACCAAGGATCACTCCTGTATTTGCACCAGCTTTATGGAGCCTCTCTGACAGGGCTGTGGAGTTGCTTGGTTTCTAA
- the LOC107803641 gene encoding uncharacterized protein LOC107803641 isoform X2, whose translation MALFLELVNTVMIVLIKPLSLLKFTCFFGVRTICIVIQTWTELLRAAMGFHASLLWRLIIWAIAILSLPIRSLTALQRERMLEMHLQQMQTEIENLVWERKELKKRLQVAIKDKKIMQVMLAELEDEHDEAILKIEQLEGQDLKAQNERLKESHGKALWDHRDRVYIGNGQILHGDGIPSWRSSGIESMTIDHERMQEDVLEDKSKSETTLNHDFMGARSCRYVKPCIPTTSDDVATSNVLQQRRELAFTQTLFSAILSLLVGTIVWKDEDACMPLVLALFTVVGMSLWSVVQFFSTIKNRPASDAVALLSFNWFLLGTLTYPTLPRITPVFAPALWSLSDRAVELLGF comes from the exons ATGGCACTGTTTCTTGAATTGGTCAACACTGTTATGATCGTGCTGATCAAGCCTTTGTCACTGCTCAAATTCACTTGCTTCTTTGGTGTGAGAACGATATGTATTGTTATCCAAACCTGGACAGAGCTGCTGAGAGCTGCTATGGGTTTTCATGCCAGCTTACTCTGGAGACTGATAATTTGGGCTATTGCTATTCTGTCCCTGCCAATACGAAGTTTAACTGCTCTACAGAGGGAAAGGATG CTGGAAATGCATCTTCAGCAAATGCAGACAGAGATAGAGAACCTAGTATGGGAACGGAAGGAACTTAAGAAGAGACTGCAGGTAGCCATTAAAGATAAAAAGATAATGCAGGTCATGTTAGCAGAACTTGAGGATGAACATGATGAGGCGATACTCAAAATTGAGCAACTGGAGGGCCAG GATCTGAAGGCGCAAAATGAACGGTTGAAAGAAAGTCATGGTAAAGCACTTTGGGACCACAGAGACCGTGTTTATATAGGCAATGGCCAAATATTGCATGGCGACGGAATTCCATCTTGGAGATCAAGTGGCATCGAGAGTATGACCATTGACCACGAAAGAATGCAAGAGGATGTTCTGGAAGATAAAAGCAAAAGTGAAACTACATTAAACCATGATTTTATGGGAGCTAGATCCTGTCGATATGTCAAGCCATGTATTCCAACCACCTCCGACGATGTTGCCACAAGTAATGTGTTACAACAACGAAGGGAGCTAGCCTTTACACAGACCCTTTTTAGTGCAATACTGTCACTTTTAGTTGGAACGATCGTATGGAAAGATGAAGATGCATGCATGCCTCTTGTCCTCGCGCTATTTACTGTCGTTGGCATGTCCTTATGGAGTGTTGTCCAGTTTTTCTCAACCATCAAGAACAGACCCGCATCTGATGCAGTTGCTCTCTTGAGTTTTAACTGGTTTTTACTTGGAACGCTAACATATCCCACGTTACCAAGGATCACTCCTGTATTTGCACCAGCTTTATGGAGCCTCTCTGACAGGGCTGTGGAGTTGCTTGGTTTCTAA